A genomic window from Tolypothrix sp. PCC 7910 includes:
- a CDS encoding RpoD/SigA family RNA polymerase sigma factor, with protein sequence MSSPSPDTVRVYLQEIGQYPLLTADQEIAYGRQVQQMMAIEQEKDTLSQKLNREPTLSELAAEVDKSEAELKQILKLGQRAKQKMVTANLRLVVSIAKKYQRRNLEFLDLVQEGAIGLQRGAEKFDPNRGYKFSTYAYWWISQAITRAIAEKSRTVRLPIHITEKLNQIKKVQREQFQALGRFPTITEIAEALNLQPNQIREYLSASKQPFSLDLKVGDNQDTELNELLADEGISPSEQLTQQLLRQDMENLLASLKPMQRQVLILRFGLEDDQQLSLAQIGQKLNVSRERVRQIQQQAINILRRQQPSIEQYLSV encoded by the coding sequence ATGTCCAGCCCCAGTCCCGACACAGTTCGCGTTTATTTGCAAGAAATTGGTCAGTATCCTTTGTTAACAGCAGACCAAGAAATTGCTTATGGTAGGCAGGTACAGCAAATGATGGCCATCGAGCAAGAAAAAGATACGCTCAGCCAAAAATTGAATCGCGAACCTACTTTGAGTGAATTAGCTGCTGAGGTTGACAAAAGTGAAGCTGAGTTAAAACAAATACTCAAGCTAGGTCAACGTGCAAAACAAAAGATGGTCACAGCAAACCTGCGGCTGGTAGTATCGATTGCCAAAAAATATCAGCGCCGCAATTTAGAATTCTTGGATTTAGTTCAAGAAGGTGCAATAGGTTTGCAACGAGGTGCAGAGAAGTTCGACCCAAATCGTGGCTATAAGTTCTCAACTTATGCATATTGGTGGATTAGCCAAGCAATTACAAGAGCGATCGCAGAAAAATCCCGGACTGTAAGGCTACCAATCCATATCACCGAAAAACTCAATCAAATCAAAAAAGTACAGCGAGAACAGTTTCAAGCACTTGGTCGTTTCCCCACTATTACAGAAATTGCCGAAGCGTTGAATCTTCAACCCAACCAAATACGAGAATATCTCAGTGCTTCAAAACAGCCATTTTCTCTAGATTTAAAGGTGGGAGACAATCAAGACACGGAACTCAACGAACTGCTAGCTGATGAAGGTATTTCACCCAGCGAACAGCTAACTCAACAGCTGTTGCGTCAAGATATGGAAAATTTGTTAGCTTCTCTTAAACCGATGCAGCGTCAAGTACTGATTTTGCGCTTCGGACTCGAAGATGATCAACAACTAAGTTTGGCTCAGATTGGGCAAAAGTTAAATGTCAGTCGAGAACGAGTCCGCCAAATTCAGCAGCAAGCAATCAATATCCTGCGTCGTCAACAACCTTCTATTGAACAGTATTTGTCAGTTTAG